One Campylobacter concisus genomic window, CTTGGCTACATCAAACTTGATAAGAAAATTTTTATCGACGCTAACGAGGTTGGCAAATTTAAAGATAACGAAGTGCTGATCGTTACCACTGGCTCTCAGGGTGAGACTATGAGCGCACTCTACCGAATGGCTACCGATGAGCACAAATACATCAAAATAAAGCCAACCGATCAGATAATAATCAGCTCAAAGGCGATCCCTGGTAATGAAAGCAGCATCTCAACTGTATTAAATTTCCTAATAAAATCAGGCGCAAGTGTCGCTTATCAAGACTTTAGCGAGATCCACGTCAGCGGTCACGCGGCACAAGAAGAGCAAAAGCTGATGCTACGTCTTATAAAACCAAAATTTTTCTTGCCAGTGCATGGCGAATACAATCACATCGCAAAGCATAAAGAGACGGCCATTAGCTGTGGTGTGGATGAGAAAAATATCTATCTAATGAGTGATGGCGATCAAATGGAGATCTGCCAAAAATACTTAAAACGTGTAAAAACGGTAAAAACCGGCAAAGTCTTCATAGACAATCAAATAAATAAACAAATCTCAGACGATGTCGTCATCGATAGACAAAACCTTGCTGAAGCAGGTGTCGTCATGATAATTGCTCAAATTTCACGTCATGGTGCAAAGCTTATAAATAAACCTCGCGTCATTAGCTACGGACTTGTAGGTAACAAGCAAGATGCTGAGTTTAGCAAAGAGATGCAAGAAATTTTGACACAGTTTTTAAGCAACATCAAAGAGGAGCTTTTAAAAGATGGCAGACTGCTCGAGTCACAAGTACGTCAAGTGATCAGAAAGCATATCTTTAGAAAGGTCAAAAAGTACCCAACTATCGTGCCAATTATCTATCTAATGTAAGGGAAATTTATGCAGACAATCAACCAAATCGCAGCCGAAGTTTTAAAGATAGAAGCAAACGAGCTTTTAAGACATGCTAAAAACTTAAAGATAGAAGATGCTGTAAATTTGATATATAACGCAAAAGGCAAGGTCATAGTAACAGGCGTAGGCAAGAGCGGTCACATAGGCGCAAAGATCGCTGCCACGCTTGCAAGTACTGGTACGCCAAGCTTTTTCTTGCATCCAACAGAGGCTATGCACGGCGACCTTGGCATGATAGAAAAGGATGATGTTTTGTTAGCCATTAGCTTTAGTGGCGAGAGCGATGAGCTTATCAAAATTTTGCCTCACGTAAAGCGCTTTGGCGTAAAGATCGTCGCAATGGCAAGGAGCAAAACAAGCTCACTTGGTAAATTTAGCGATGCATTTATTGGCATTGACGTAGAGAAAGAGGCGTGCCCACTAAATGCCGCTCCAACAGCATCAACCACGCTAACGTTAGCTCTTGGCGATGCGTTGGCTGTTTGTTTGATGCAAAAGCGAGGCTTTAAAAAAGAGGACTTTGCAAATTTTCATCCAGGTGGTAGCCTTGGCAAGAGGCTATTTTTAAAGGTCAAAGATGTGATGAGAAGCGAAAATTTACCGATAGTTCGCTGGAATGCGAGCCTAAAAAAAGCAATCGATACTATGACACACGGTAAACTTGGCACGGTCCTAATCGTCGATAAAGATGGTGTGTTAGATGCTATTTTAAGCGACGGCGATCTTAGACGTGCACTTATGCGAGAAGACTTTGATCTAGACGAGCCAGCAATGAAATTTGCAACCTTGCATCCAAAAGAGATAAACGATAAGGAAATGTTAGCTGTAGATGCGTTAGCCCTCATAGAAAAATATAAAATTCAGCTTCTAGCCGTCGTAGAAAACGGCGTGCCTGTGGGTGTTTTACACATCCATGACCTTGCAAATTTAGGACTATAAAATGGAAAAAACAAGACTAAATAAATTTATCTCACATAACACAAACTACTCACGCCGTGAGGCAGATGAGCTGATAAAAGCTGGTAAGGTTAGTATAGCAGGACGTGTGGTTAGCGACCTTGCCACAAGCGTAGATGAAGATGACAAAGTACGTATAAATGGTCGTTTGATAAAGCTAAAAAAGGAATTTACTGTTATCGTCTATCATAAACAAAAGGGTGAACTAGTTAGCAAAAAAGACGACCGCGGACGAAAGACGATCTACGACACATTAGATAAGAAATTTGCAAAATTTGTTAGCGTAGGGCGCTTAGACTATGCAAGTGAGGGACTGCTTTTACTAACTGACGCTCCAGCGATCGCCACAGCGCTCATGAATAGCGACTTAGAGCGCGAATACTATCTAAAAGTAAAAGGCGAGGTAACAAAAGAGGTTATTGAGGCCATGACAAATGGCTTTTTTGCCAAGGACGCCACCAAAGGCGCTCATGCAAAAACCACTATAAAATCAATGGAATTTAAGCCATTTCTAGCCTATAAAGTCTTTGGCTCAAGTGGCGGCTATACAAAACTAAAGGTCATCATCAACGAGGGGCAAAACAGGGAGCTTCGCCGCTTCTTTGGATACTTTGACCTTGAAGTGATGGATCTAAAAAGGGTTAGTTTTGGGCGTGTTAGCCTTGATATGCTAAAGCCTGGCAAATGGCGCTACTTTGAAAATAGCGAATACGAAGACCTAAGGGACTTTTTAAAGGTTAATAACGTTAGATACTAACTTAGGCTTGCTTTCTCTAAAAAGCAGGTAAGTCAAACAAAAATAACTACAAATTTATTTAAAAATTTACAAAAATGGAGAAAAATGAAAAAGGCTATTCTTTTATCCTTTATTTTACTAGCTACCAGTCTTTGTAAGGATCTTTATTGAGCTTAGACTTGAAGCACAATAAAGGTGACTTATGATAAAGCAACTAAGCAATAGCAAAATGTTTATGATAGTGGGAATATTGATTGTTGTTTTGATTTAGGAGCTTTTTACCTAAAAGACAAAGGCACAAAACAAAACTACCACATAGCAAAAAAATATTTTTATAAGGCTTGCGAATTAGGGCTTCAACCAGGGTGTGACATTTATAAAAAGCTAAACGAAAAAGGCCTTTAATACTAAAAATTTAGAGCTTCATAAATTTATATCTTATTTTCTGAAAGTAGGATGTTTATATATGGATTTAGTAACGTCTCACCGCGTGCTGCGTAGAGCAAGACCTCTTTAAAGTAGTTGTCGTTTATGCCATATGTGTGAAACTCGTACGCTCCTATGCCGTATCCCATGGGAGTTATATCGACCCTTGAGTACCACGCATTTTGCGCTAGGATGTAGCGATTTGTATCTCTTGAATAGACATATAACTTGATCTTATCTTTGCTCTTTTGCGCCATATACCAGATGAAAGAATTTGTGATGTCGTTAAAAAAGTAGATGTCGCCATTTGGCATGATGGCTTGGGCTGTGTCGTTGTTATCAGCGATAAGCGTCCTACTCTCATAACATATAAATTTATTTGGCGTAAGTTGCTCGATCGGCTCTGATTTGCCGTTATTTAAAACTAAAATTTTATCATCACTTATATCGGCATTATAGGCAAGCACAGCTAGAACTAAAGCTAACAAACACAAAGAAAAAATTTGCTTTATCAAAATAAAAATCCTCTTAGCAAATAGTATTTGAGTACATAAAGCGAGCATATCAACACGCAAACACCTAACCAGATCGATGAAAATTTAAGCTTGTGTGAGTAGTTTGTCTTTGTGATAATCTCAACAAGATATGGCATAAGACCGTAAAAAACGCCTAGAAACAAACTGCCCCAGATGAGGTAGCCAACATAAAAATAATCACTTTTCAGCATGCAGTATGGGCATTTATGGTTTGGCTGTTCATAAACATAAAGGCCAAAAAAGTAGGTGATGGCATAGTAACTAAGCACCAAAAACAACAAATTTGCCACAAAGCTAGCCATACTTTGCTTTAAGAAATTTAGCACCAAAATAACAAAAAATAGCACGTAAAATACGCTTACTAAGCCAAAATTTGTATAGCCAAATGGTAGCTTTGGAGCTTGAAAAGTGACAGAGCAGCAAAAGACCGGCACTTTTAGTGGGATATTGTAAAAAAACGAAATTTCTATGCCAAGCTCAAGTAGTATCATGACAAAAAGGCAGATAAAAATGGCGTATTTTTTCTTTAGATAAGGGAAATTTAGAGCCTGCAAGTCAAGCTTATTTATAACCAGCCAGATACCAAGCCCAAAGATCAGCAAAATTTTAGTGAGCATCAATATACCACCAAATTTATTTGAGCCAATCACGCCAGCTGAACACATAGCACCAGGCACAATATCAGAGAGTTCGTTTAGGCAAAGCGCAAAGAATATAAACAATACGATCTTGATACAGACGCAAAAAAGCAAGATCGTATTTACAAGATAGTTTTGCTTTTCAAGCGAGTATTGAAGCGATGTTAGTGCGTTGTAATCCCACGATCTCACGATCCTAACAACGTAAAAGAGCGAAATACTCATCAAAACTAACAGTACAAACTCTGCTAACAAAAAGGCAATAACGGCGTTTGATAAAAAGACACTCATACTATCTCTCCGTTTTGCAAGCTGACAACCATATCTGTTGCACTTAGCTCATCAAAAATGCTATCGTGAGTAGCGACAATAACACTCTTTTTTAGAGCTTTAAAAGACTCTAGTAAGCCCAAAAATGCACGTGCATTTTGTCTATCTAAGTTTGCCGTTGGCTCATCAGCCAAGATGATATCAGCATCCATAGATAAAGCTCTAGCTACCGCGCATCTTTGACGCTCGCCACCACTTAAATTTGATACGTTCTCATCTTTTTTATGAGCGATATTTGCGAGGCTTAGAGCCTTTTTTATCATCTCATCTCGCACATTTGCCTTGAAATTTGTTAGAGCAAATGGAGCTAGTAAATTTTCATATACACTTAGCCCCTCAATGAGGTTAAAATTTTGAAAGACAAGTCCAAGCCTTTTGTGTCTAAGTTCAGAACAAAAGGCATCAGGTAGCTTCGCGATGTTAGTGCCATCTATCAAGATTTCTCCACTAGTTGGCTTTTGAAGTAGGGCGATAAGCGAAAGCAAGGTACTTTTACCGCTTCCACTAATGCCTTTTAGTATCACTAGCTCGCTGTCATTAATATCTAAATTTATATTTTTTAAAGCACAAAACTCATTTTGTTTGTTTTGGTTATAAACTAGGCTAACACCTCTTATATTTATCATTTTAGCCCCTCATTTATGTCACTACTTGCTACTCTCCATGAAGGTATGAGTACAAACGCCAAAAATGGTATCACACCAAAAACAAAGATCAAAAAGAGCTTATCAAACTCTAAAATAGGCGTGAAATTTGTAAAATTTAAAAGCTCATCACCTAAAAATATCCCTTTTAAAAGTGGAGCGTTTAATACAAAAACAAAGAGATAAGCCAGCATAACACCGAGTAAAAAAGCACTAACACTCACAATGAAATTTTGTATAAATTTTAAAAATATAATGTCTTTTATACAAAAACCAATGCTTCTTAAAATAGCTATTTCACGCTTTTTACTACCATAGGCGAGTGAAATTTGGTTTTTAAGCAAGACAAAGAATATAAGCATGACGCTAACATAAATGCTCATAAAAATTCCACCCTTATAATAGTAAAGGTGCCTAACCTTAGCCACCTCATCTTCTATACTAAGGGCGAAAGAATTTGGGTATAAATTCTCTATCTTTAAAGCTACTTCACTGATTTCATCGGTGTTTGGCACCTCAACATAGAGCTTTGTATACTCTTCATCTTTTAAATTTAAGATAGCCCTTAGCGTATTTGGATGCAAAAATATAGCGTTATTTGAGATTAAACCACTTTGTGCCGGCATGGTCTTTAATATCTTTACTGGTATCATGCGCTCTTCAGTTAGAAAATTAAAGCTCTCGTCGTAGTAAAGCTCATTCATCGCTGCCTTGACACCTTCTCCGACGATCATCTCATCTTCTTTTAAGCTATCATCTTCATATAGATGAAACCAAACACGCTTTTGAACGAAGTAGTACTCTCCATCAACCACGCCCCTTACATCACTTACGCCATCGATCTTCGAGATATCGTAGATATAGCCAGGGTGCATGAGATCATTTTTGCCAGCACGAAACGCGCTCACTACGATACTTGATCTATCTTTTACTAAATTTATAAGATCATGTTGGATCGATCCAGAGATGAAAAGTACCGAGCTTAGCACAAAAATAATCAATGCAAAGAGGCAAAAGCTAAAAAGGTGATCTTTCCTATCTTTAAAAAGCAGAACCACAGCATAGTTTATAAAATTTTTACCTATCATAGACAAAGCCTTTTTGCCCCTTTTGGTTGAAACTAAAAGCAGCATTTGCTCTTGTTATATTAGAAATTTCTCTTAGCTCATCTTGCTTTGCTTTATGATCAAAGCTAAGATAGTGTGCCGCTAAAAGCGTATAAGAAAGTCCAAAAAATAACGCCAAAAAAACTAGAAATTTCACACTATTTACCGATAAAATTCTTTATCTCGTCAAATCTTATGACACCTTTGCCAGCATGATCTTTTAAAAAGCTCTCTGCCTTTGCTTCGTCTTTAAATGGGATAAATTCATCGCCCATTGGTCCGTAAACGTTTGAGCCATGAACATAAAACGCATCTTTTGCATCAAGCTTTTCTAGCGTGTAATAATCACTCACATAAGCATCTTTCATTTTGCCATCCGCAAAGTAAAATTGTGCCATATCCTTTACACCATCAAAATAATAATCTTTGCCATCTGCTTTGATGAGTGTCGCCCATGGAGAATTTTTGACGAGCATGCCGCATACCGCACATCTTGCACCCTTTGGTACGACTATTCTCTCAGGTTTTTTTATTTCTTGTTTAGGTTTTGAGGCTTGATTGCTAGTACCTAAATTTGCTGGAGCGTCCCATAGATAAAGAGCAGCGGCTTGCAAGTGCTTGTCGTACTCTGGAGCTTTGTTAGCCTCTTTTGCGTCGCATACTTTTTTGAGATGAGCTTTTAGCTCAGAGATGGCTTTGAAGCTTTTGGCGTCCGTTTTAGCGCAGTTTGCTTCATAAAATTCTTTACCATGTGCATAAACGCCGTCCTCACGTTTAGCTTTTATCATTTTATTATCGCCTTCAAAATCCTGTCCAGCAATCTCGTAAGCTTTAGCAAAGTTCATTATCTCGCCGCCATTTTCTGCTTGAAATTCTTTTGCGTCAGCCTCGGTTGAAAAGGCGTATTTGCTATTTCTAGTCATTGTGCCTTTGACGCTACTACCAACTACGTAAAATGCCTTGTTTACATCGATTAAATTTAGATTTTTAGTATCCACAACTTGTGCATCGCTTGGGATCTTACCTTCTGTTAGCTCGTATAAGCAGTGAAGTGATGCTACTTGCTTGCCGTTATATACGTGATTGGTCTTATAAAATTTAACCAAATTCATTCCACAAACGGCGCAGTACTCCTTACCCTCGCCATTTCCTACTAGTGTAGCCTTGCTAGGATCCACGCTTTGAAACATCGGTTTCATTTTGACAGATTGTTCATTCGCCGAAGCACCAAAAAGTATGGTTGCTAGCAGTGCTGAACCCAAGATAGAACGTAAAATCATATTATCTCCTTTAGTATTTTTTATTTTTATATTTATAAGCTTTAAATGCCACTGGGCTAACTTTATCAAGCATCAATGCTTTCCTAAAATTTCTAAATTCTCGCACGCTTCTTTTAAGCCATTTTTGCAGCTTCTAGTAAAAATTTCACGTGCTTTCTCCACGTCTTCTTTTACGCCTTTACCTTCAGCTAGCATGATAGCGTAATTATTGCAGCCCTTTTCATATCCATATATACACGCTTGCTCATAAAGTTTTGTGGCTTTTGTGAGGTTTTGATCAACGCCTTGTGCATATACATATAAAAAGCCGAGATTATCACACCCTATGCCAGCTTCGTTTGCACAAGCCATTTCGTAGTTTGCTTTGGCTTTTGCATAGTCTTTCTCTACACCTTCACCTTGCGCATATAGATAGACGAGATTGCTACATCCTATGCCATCACCTGCCTTGCAAGCCTTTTCGTAAAGCTCTTTTGCCTTTTTAAGATCCTTTGTCACGCCGGTGCCATTTGCATAAAGCAAGCCAAGCTCCGTGCAACCCTCATTATCCTTACAAGCTCTTTCATAAAATTTAACCGCTTTTTCTAGGTCTTTCTCCACACCTTTGCCTTTTTCATAGGCGTAGCCAAGATTACTGCAAGCCATAGAAAAATTTTGATCGCAAGCTTTCTCATAAAGCATCGCCGCCTTTGCTTCGTCCTTTTTGACATTACCATCACCTCTGCTGTAAAGCACAGCTAGATTGTAGCAGCCTGATGCCTTTTTCTCTTTATCGCAAGCATCTTCATAAATTTGTGCTAGCTTGTTGTGATCTTCTTTTGCGTTTAAAGCCTCTTTGATATAGCCAGCATTTAATAGCCCCAAACAAGCAAACAATAAAACTAAACTCTTTTTCATCATATCTCCTAAATCTCTTTTATATCCTTACCTCTATAAGCAAAGGCGATTAGCAAAGCCAAGAGCATTAAAAGCAAATAAAGCAAATTTGAAACGCTAAATCCATCGCCATTTGCGTATGAGTGAAGTCCGCTTAGATAGAAATTTACACCAAAATAGGTAAAAATAACTGAACCAAAAGAGAGCACGCTAGCTACCAAAAAGGCAAAAATATTTTTTAATCTTGGGATAAATCTTAAATGAAGCGCAATGGCATAAATAATTATCGTAATGTACGACCAGCTCTCTTTGCTGTCCCAGCCCCAGTATCTACCCCAGCTCTCATTCGCCCAGACGCCACCAAGGAAATTTCCAATAGTTAGCAAGCTAAGTCCTATGATGAGGCTTAGCTCATCAGTTGCAGCGAGGTATCTTATCTGCTCACTAAGCTTTTGCTCGTTTTTTTGATTTTTTATAGCCATTAAAAGAAGCCCAAGAAGCCCAAGCACAAAGCTAAAGCCCAAAAAGCCGTAGCTTGCCGTGATGACACTTACATGCACGCTAAGCCAAAATGACTTTAAAACTGGGACTAGATTTGTTATTTGTGGATTTATAAAATTTAGATGAGCGACAAGCAAGCTTACACTTGCAAAAAGTGAAGCGGCTCCAAGAGCAAAGCTTTGATGTTTAAAAAATAAAACTCCAGCTAGTACACTTGCAAGCGAGATATACACTAAGCTCTCATAGGCATCACTCCAAGGTGCATGCCCTGAGATATAAGCACGAAGAGCTAAATTTAACAAATGCACCGTAAAGCCAAAATAAAATGCAAGGCTAAGCGCTTTTTCAAATCTAAATTTCTTTCCAGCAAAGAGCCTATAAAAGCCAAGAGCAAGCGAAACTAATCCAAGAATCATGTAAAAATATATAAGAAATTTAAAAATTTCCATTTGATTATAAAGCACTTCAAGCTCCACCTTTGCCTCGCTTGGCGCAAGAGAGCCTAGAATGCTTCTTTGATAGCTTGAAATTTTCTCCAAGCTCCTATCAGCCTCTTTACACTCGCCACTTTTTACACAAAGGCTTAAATTTTCTATATAAGCGCCTAAAATACTTTTAAGCTCACTTGAAATTTCACCTGAGCCAAAGGCTTCATTTACGCCTAGCCACGTTAATTTATCGCCATTTTTAGCTGGGATAAATTTTAAAATTTCCCCCTTTAGTGCAAGATACAAGACATTTAATCTCTCGTCAAATTTGATCACGTCGTTGTCAAATTTATCTCTTTTAGAGGCGGATTTTTCATTTGCAGCTTCTACAAATTTAGCCAGCTTGTACTCGCCATTTTCGTTAAAGACATCGTTAAAACTAGCAAATTTTTCATTAACACCCAAAAGCTCGCCTACGCGCTCACTTGTGATCTTTACTATCCTTTTGCCCATCCACTCTTTTGGCGAGATGGCAAAAGAGAGCATTAGCTCCTCGCTGCTAAGCCCAAATAGCGTCGTTTTGGTTGAAATTTTGCTTATCACAGCTCTTGAGTAAGAGCCAGCTGGAGCGATTCTGCTGTCAGCTTGAGTCAAAATTTTGGCAAATTTGCTTGCATGAGCGTCTAAATTTTTATTATTTTCATTGGCAAAATTTGGAGTTGCGCTTAATAAAAGAACAGCCAAAAATGCTATTTGAGAGCCTTTTATGAAATTTAGCAGCCTAAAAAATCGGCTATTTTTGCTAAATAAATTTGCCGCAAAGCCAACGCAAAGCAAAAAATATCCGATATAAGTTGGGATTTTGCCAGGATCACGGCTGATCTCAAAAGCACTTCCAAGCTCGTCAGGATCGTATGAAGACTGAAAAATTTTATAGCCATCAATCGTTAGTGGATTATTTAGCGAGATGTCGTACTTACTGCCAGCGATACTTACTTTACTTGTATAAGATGATGGAGTATTTAGCCCTGCATATCGCTCCAAAATGAACTCATCAAGTTTTAATGAAAATGGTAAATTTAAAGCCTTTGAGCTAAAGTAAAATTTCACCTCTTGCCCACCAAAACTTAGCACACTTGGCTCTAGCTCATATCCGGCTCCGCCTTTTAGCTTAACACTCTTTTTTTCGCCGTTAAAACTTATCTCTAAACTAAGCGTAGCAGGAGCGTTTTTCTCATCTTTTTTATATCCAAGCAAGTTAATTATAAATTCTTTGCCGTCTATAAAATTTTTAAACTCAAAGTCGTTTTTACCAAATAAGCTTAATTTTAATGGATAACTAAAATTTTCTCCAAGCATTTCGACTATAAGATAAGGCTTGACGCTTTGCATTACATTTGAGCTTTGCAAGGTTCTAAGATGCATAACGCCCTCTTCGCCAAAATACCTTGTAAGCGCAGCCCCAATGAAGATAACGATAAAAGCAAGATGTATCAAAAATGCGCCAAATTTTTTATACATCTTGGTTTTTACGATACTGATAGCCAAACAAATAGTGCAAGCAAGCATAACACACTCGTACCAAAGCGCTTCATAAACAAGCACTCTGGCCGTTTGTGTGTCATAAAAATTTTCTAAAAAAGTCGCAAGCCCTGCACCAAAAGCAAGAATAAATAATAATATCAAAGACAAGCGGTAGATATTTAAAATTCTCATCGCTCGCCTCTACCTTAAATGCTATAAGTTTGTCCCGCATAAAGTATAAACACCCTAAGCAGTAAAACACCAATAACAGCCGCTAATGAACTGATATAAAAGCTAAATTTTAGACTAGCTACTTTTTTACCAAATGCAAAATTTAAAACAAAAGGCACAATAAAGCCAACCAGCACAACACCAAGCCAAAAGAAATTTGCCCAAACGCCACTATAAAAAGCAACAGCTGCATTTTGCTGATAACTTGAACCAAGTAAAAGCGATACAAAAAGCATTAAAATGAGTAAAATTTCAGCTCCCAAAACACTAAATTCTACGCTATGAAGCGAATGAAGGTCGCTTGAGTGCGGATCTTCTTTAAATAAAGCTGCTGCGACCAAGCTACTGCCACTTATACCAGCACTTAGTCCTGAAGCTATAAATAAAGCTGGAAGCACAGCTGTGTTTAAGAGTGGAAATCTAATCAAAACTGAGATCAAAAACCCAGTATAAGCGCAAATTATTACAGCAAAAATAAGACAAATACGACTTAAAAATGGATAAAGCGGTATTAAAATTTTCATTATTAGTGCAAAAAGAGCGCTAAAGGATTTTAAACTTTTGGCTAAGAAATTTGAAATCTCATCATTAAATGCATAAAGGCACATCAAAAAGCTAAGCGGTATAAATACACAAAGTCCAGCAACACCGATAGACATAACTGATGTGAAATTATAATTAATCAAAATTTTCCAAAATAAAAGCGGCTTTTCAAGATCAGCTATCAAGCAAACCATACCAAGCATGATGCTAACAAATGCTAAAAGCGAAGCAGCCTTGAAAAATGGACTAAAGCTCTCTTGCTTTTTATAGTGTTTTAAAAGTATGGCAGCGATTAGCGCTCCACCACTCATACCAGCTAGCAAAAGATAAACAGCGATCGGCCAGCCCCACTCTACTCCATGCGAAAATGTTGCAGTAAAATTTAATGCACCATCCATCTTACACCCCCATTTTTACTTTAGGAATATATCTAAGACTTGGTTTTGTGCCAAGCTCTGCTCTTAGCCTTATGCTGTCTTTTACGGCTAGTAGCTTGTTGATGTGCGAATTTTCATCGTTAAGATCACCAAAGACGATCGCCTCGTATCTACAAGCTTCTACACAAGCTGGCTCTTTTTCGTCCTTTAAATTTGTATCTACGCAAAAGTTACAGCTTTGAGCTGAATGCGTAACCTTATCGATATATCTCACGTCATATGGACAGGCTACGATGCAGTATTTACAGGCGATACAATCATCTATGTTTGTAGTTTGTATGCCAGTTTTTTCGTCTTTATGGCAAGCCTTGGTCGGACAAACAGCTACGCAAGGCGCATCGACGCACTGCTGACAAGATACTCTTACAAATCTTTTATCTAGTAAATTTTTAGGATTAGTCTTATCTTCTATAAAAAGTCTCATCTGTCCTTTTGGGACTAAATTTACCTTTCTGCAAGCTATCTCGCAGTCTGTACAGCCAACACATTTATTTTGGTCAAATATCATACCAAAGTGTGGTTTTTTTACACTTTCTTCACTCTTAAAAGCAAAACCACTACTTGCCGCACCAGCACCAGCAGCCACAACTACCATGCTTTTTAAAAAGGCTCTTCTATTTTTTTGATTTTGCATTTTTAACTCCATTTTATATCTTAATGAGGCTTTTTAATGCCCTCATTTAGTTCTTTTTCATGAATTTTCTTTGCAGCCTCGGCTAATTCACCTGGCTTTAAGACCTTAACAAGCTCTATCTCAAAAACAATAGTCTCGCCTCCAGGTATGCCCTCCATGCCGCTATTGCCATACGCAAGTTCTGGCGGGATAACAAATTTAAACTTATCGCCCTCTTTCATGAGCATTAAGCCCTCTTCAAGACCTGGGATCAAATTTAGCATAGAAAGATGAGCTGGAGCCTCTTTTGTCTCATCAAAGACCTTACCATCGATAAAGCTAGCTTTGTAGTTTGCTATGATGATACTCTC contains:
- a CDS encoding nitrous oxide reductase accessory protein NosL; translation: MILRSILGSALLATILFGASANEQSVKMKPMFQSVDPSKATLVGNGEGKEYCAVCGMNLVKFYKTNHVYNGKQVASLHCLYELTEGKIPSDAQVVDTKNLNLIDVNKAFYVVGSSVKGTMTRNSKYAFSTEADAKEFQAENGGEIMNFAKAYEIAGQDFEGDNKMIKAKREDGVYAHGKEFYEANCAKTDAKSFKAISELKAHLKKVCDAKEANKAPEYDKHLQAAALYLWDAPANLGTSNQASKPKQEIKKPERIVVPKGARCAVCGMLVKNSPWATLIKADGKDYYFDGVKDMAQFYFADGKMKDAYVSDYYTLEKLDAKDAFYVHGSNVYGPMGDEFIPFKDEAKAESFLKDHAGKGVIRFDEIKNFIGK
- a CDS encoding ABC transporter ATP-binding protein; translation: MINIRGVSLVYNQNKQNEFCALKNINLDINDSELVILKGISGSGKSTLLSLIALLQKPTSGEILIDGTNIAKLPDAFCSELRHKRLGLVFQNFNLIEGLSVYENLLAPFALTNFKANVRDEMIKKALSLANIAHKKDENVSNLSGGERQRCAVARALSMDADIILADEPTANLDRQNARAFLGLLESFKALKKSVIVATHDSIFDELSATDMVVSLQNGEIV
- a CDS encoding Sel1 repeat protein gives rise to the protein MDCCFDLGAFYLKDKGTKQNYHIAKKYFYKACELGLQPGCDIYKKLNEKGL
- a CDS encoding pseudouridine synthase, with product MEKTRLNKFISHNTNYSRREADELIKAGKVSIAGRVVSDLATSVDEDDKVRINGRLIKLKKEFTVIVYHKQKGELVSKKDDRGRKTIYDTLDKKFAKFVSVGRLDYASEGLLLLTDAPAIATALMNSDLEREYYLKVKGEVTKEVIEAMTNGFFAKDATKGAHAKTTIKSMEFKPFLAYKVFGSSGGYTKLKVIINEGQNRELRRFFGYFDLEVMDLKRVSFGRVSLDMLKPGKWRYFENSEYEDLRDFLKVNNVRY
- a CDS encoding SEL1-like repeat protein; its protein translation is MKKSLVLLFACLGLLNAGYIKEALNAKEDHNKLAQIYEDACDKEKKASGCYNLAVLYSRGDGNVKKDEAKAAMLYEKACDQNFSMACSNLGYAYEKGKGVEKDLEKAVKFYERACKDNEGCTELGLLYANGTGVTKDLKKAKELYEKACKAGDGIGCSNLVYLYAQGEGVEKDYAKAKANYEMACANEAGIGCDNLGFLYVYAQGVDQNLTKATKLYEQACIYGYEKGCNNYAIMLAEGKGVKEDVEKAREIFTRSCKNGLKEACENLEILGKH
- a CDS encoding KpsF/GutQ family sugar-phosphate isomerase, whose translation is MQTINQIAAEVLKIEANELLRHAKNLKIEDAVNLIYNAKGKVIVTGVGKSGHIGAKIAATLASTGTPSFFLHPTEAMHGDLGMIEKDDVLLAISFSGESDELIKILPHVKRFGVKIVAMARSKTSSLGKFSDAFIGIDVEKEACPLNAAPTASTTLTLALGDALAVCLMQKRGFKKEDFANFHPGGSLGKRLFLKVKDVMRSENLPIVRWNASLKKAIDTMTHGKLGTVLIVDKDGVLDAILSDGDLRRALMREDFDLDEPAMKFATLHPKEINDKEMLAVDALALIEKYKIQLLAVVENGVPVGVLHIHDLANLGL
- a CDS encoding ABC transporter permease encodes the protein MIGKNFINYAVVLLFKDRKDHLFSFCLFALIIFVLSSVLFISGSIQHDLINLVKDRSSIVVSAFRAGKNDLMHPGYIYDISKIDGVSDVRGVVDGEYYFVQKRVWFHLYEDDSLKEDEMIVGEGVKAAMNELYYDESFNFLTEERMIPVKILKTMPAQSGLISNNAIFLHPNTLRAILNLKDEEYTKLYVEVPNTDEISEVALKIENLYPNSFALSIEDEVAKVRHLYYYKGGIFMSIYVSVMLIFFVLLKNQISLAYGSKKREIAILRSIGFCIKDIIFLKFIQNFIVSVSAFLLGVMLAYLFVFVLNAPLLKGIFLGDELLNFTNFTPILEFDKLFLIFVFGVIPFLAFVLIPSWRVASSDINEGLK